The Gemmata palustris genome includes a region encoding these proteins:
- a CDS encoding type IV pilus modification PilV family protein, whose product MTRRPGLTMTEALVAIFITAIGLVGVMSMFPFGAKQMSDALISDRSASHAGAIDGLVRGYWKEKVVEDTSGFGNNEPFWTAMDNPSDQGPHPSNVATPTPTNPLEPSYPVFLDPMGWAGRSNSSASKRWVGDSTGSASGPSFVPRRSMRLVTDLPPPAAFNTPNTQEPSLARRLWSQPDGFSWDEDSRPAATDTRELRYNALAVLQRPVNRDRYNATLKVVVFINRRDGFFPQGSEAVFPNTANPASISLTPGSTAMTISSAADIRKGSWIMDATIDGTVRHANFYRVVSVAENTAGFYDVELHTPVKRVDGGTNAYNAVVVVMAGVADVFDRPALTGNTN is encoded by the coding sequence ATGACCCGCCGACCCGGTCTGACAATGACGGAAGCCCTGGTCGCCATCTTCATCACGGCGATCGGGCTCGTGGGCGTGATGAGCATGTTCCCGTTCGGCGCGAAGCAGATGAGCGACGCCCTCATCAGCGACCGCTCGGCCTCTCACGCCGGCGCCATCGACGGGCTGGTCCGGGGCTACTGGAAAGAGAAAGTTGTTGAAGACACAAGCGGGTTCGGTAACAACGAGCCGTTTTGGACCGCAATGGATAATCCGAGCGACCAGGGGCCACACCCGTCCAACGTAGCGACGCCAACCCCGACGAACCCTTTGGAACCCAGTTACCCCGTGTTCCTTGACCCGATGGGGTGGGCCGGGCGGAGCAACAGTAGTGCGAGCAAGCGTTGGGTCGGTGATTCCACTGGGTCCGCGTCCGGCCCCTCATTTGTACCCCGACGGAGCATGCGGCTCGTTACGGACCTGCCCCCGCCCGCGGCATTTAACACGCCCAATACGCAAGAGCCGAGCCTGGCCCGTCGGCTCTGGAGCCAGCCCGACGGGTTCTCCTGGGACGAGGACTCGCGCCCGGCCGCGACCGACACGCGCGAACTGCGGTACAACGCGCTGGCCGTGTTACAGCGCCCGGTGAACCGCGATCGGTACAACGCCACGCTCAAAGTTGTTGTTTTCATCAACCGCCGCGACGGGTTCTTCCCCCAGGGCTCCGAAGCCGTGTTCCCGAACACCGCGAACCCCGCGAGCATTTCGCTCACTCCCGGGAGCACCGCGATGACCATTTCGAGCGCGGCCGACATTCGGAAGGGGAGTTGGATCATGGACGCAACGATCGACGGGACCGTCAGGCACGCGAACTTTTACCGCGTCGTGAGTGTGGCGGAAAATACCGCGGGCTTTTACGACGTGGAGCTCCACACGCCGGTCAAGCGGGTGGACGGCGGGACCAACGCTTACAACGCGGTCGTCGTCGTCATGGCCGGCGTCGCCGATGTGTTCGATCGCCCGGCGCTGACCGGGAACACCAATTAA
- a CDS encoding type II secretion system protein → MIRLTHTRRTARRRAFTIIELMVVTVVVLILMSILVAASSIATDTVRAAKAQGNHMSQERAIVALIRRDLMRDHFLEEDGKPNQGRKLSDQRTDRLFLNATTNRLDGYKPPRAGYFFASSRPAPLTEPTWAATNDATWNFPENSDAEGFRSSRSANHVLQFTIVVPGGAPEDRLVVNVPASNGQSITGTCGEVAYFLVPNISTSGGVARYKLIRRWRIAARTGDDAPAYSALLNAPPLPGPDKNDPPEVMAVIGGPAPNFQMLTMSDLALGNRVPRAQISPATGFRVGEDVLHDSVTSFEVKFTGSVGPTVGTDLSWAAPGATDTSTTWPRPFSGSPPNTDYPYDNLPYDGNYDTFNQLINNTAQDWNQPTNLATSAFPTRTLKRIRITGAMIRLRCWSPATKTTRQTTMMVDL, encoded by the coding sequence ATGATCCGCCTCACACACACACGCCGAACCGCGCGCCGCCGGGCGTTCACCATCATCGAATTGATGGTGGTGACGGTGGTGGTACTGATTCTGATGAGCATCCTCGTGGCCGCGTCCTCGATCGCGACGGACACGGTTCGCGCGGCCAAGGCTCAGGGCAACCACATGTCGCAGGAGCGCGCGATCGTCGCCCTCATCCGGCGCGACCTCATGCGCGATCACTTCCTGGAAGAAGACGGCAAGCCGAACCAGGGCCGGAAGTTGAGTGACCAGCGCACCGATCGGCTGTTTCTGAACGCAACAACCAACCGGCTCGACGGCTACAAGCCGCCCCGGGCCGGGTACTTCTTCGCGTCGAGCCGTCCGGCTCCGCTGACGGAACCGACGTGGGCCGCAACGAACGACGCCACGTGGAATTTTCCCGAGAACTCGGACGCCGAAGGGTTCCGGTCGTCCCGGTCCGCGAACCACGTGCTTCAGTTCACGATCGTGGTCCCGGGCGGAGCACCAGAAGACCGCCTCGTTGTAAACGTGCCGGCCTCAAATGGTCAATCGATCACGGGCACGTGTGGTGAAGTTGCCTATTTTCTTGTTCCGAACATATCAACGTCGGGTGGCGTGGCGCGGTACAAACTCATCCGCCGGTGGCGCATCGCGGCTCGAACCGGTGACGACGCACCGGCTTACTCCGCGCTTTTGAATGCGCCCCCCCTTCCCGGCCCGGACAAAAATGATCCACCCGAAGTGATGGCGGTGATCGGTGGACCTGCTCCCAACTTCCAAATGTTGACCATGAGCGATCTCGCTTTAGGAAATCGCGTGCCCCGCGCCCAGATTTCTCCGGCCACGGGGTTCCGCGTCGGCGAGGACGTCCTGCACGACAGTGTGACATCGTTTGAAGTCAAATTCACCGGGTCCGTCGGGCCAACGGTCGGAACAGATCTCTCTTGGGCGGCACCAGGGGCCACCGACACGTCTACCACCTGGCCGCGCCCGTTCTCCGGGTCCCCGCCGAATACGGATTATCCTTACGATAACCTTCCGTATGATGGAAATTATGATACTTTTAATCAGCTTATAAATAATACCGCTCAAGACTGGAATCAGCCCACGAACCTGGCGACGAGCGCATTTCCGACGAGAACACTGAAGCGCATCCGTATCACCGGCGCGATGATCCGCCTGCGGTGCTGGAGCCCGGCGACCAAGACCACGCGGCAGACGACGATGATGGTGGACCTCTAA
- a CDS encoding hybrid sensor histidine kinase/response regulator, translating to MTTTAPIEVLLREALDRLVRQEQRTAALEAALLGSIPRIVPITPISNALAQTTRTSETPTVTLWPAPRKAERPAPGDHAPDAAVSPAAVVASLDDVIWSVSPDGQSVFFAGGAVERLYGLTAHEIEIQRGRWIDAAPADDRDRLRLAFARLPDAGTFSLEHRVAHASGGIRWVITRGKLVRDSEGRPLRVDGSTTDVTRKGRTRDAVLTVLEGAGPSTARDFLVQLARYLCIACAVRAAIVVEPHTSDKARTAVAWIGGRAVEPFAFDTGTGVVHDLVAGGAVLVPSGARDRYPADPLLLKLRAEAFAAEPLVDAAGRLLGFVAIADDRPFDTDLDPRTVLCALAPRAAVELARATEADTVRELEARLAAAEERAFSAENATRATANLADAGRLAAGVAHDFHNMLGVIIGNADLIHSALPDGDPHREFADTIARTAQTVAIVSRQLVAIGKPGAPNFAPLDVAAALRALEPMLRRLTERKIALQFDIAPGLPLARADATDFDRVLLNLVLNARDASSSGSTITVRAAAALAEPGHRGWPADAPPTEFVAVTVADQGCGMTAEVREKMFDLFFTTKGERGTGLGLATVSAAVRAAGGHIEVESEPGWGTTIRIYWPLVLEPTRSRFPRRAE from the coding sequence ATGACCACGACCGCCCCGATCGAAGTCCTGCTTCGCGAGGCGCTCGACCGGCTCGTGCGGCAGGAACAGCGGACCGCCGCACTCGAAGCGGCGCTGCTCGGCTCCATTCCCCGAATCGTTCCCATTACACCGATCTCGAACGCGCTCGCACAAACAACTCGAACCTCAGAAACGCCCACGGTTACCCTCTGGCCCGCACCGCGCAAGGCGGAGCGCCCCGCCCCCGGCGACCACGCGCCGGACGCCGCCGTTTCGCCCGCCGCAGTGGTGGCCTCGCTCGACGACGTGATCTGGTCCGTGTCGCCGGACGGCCAGTCGGTGTTCTTCGCGGGCGGGGCCGTCGAGCGGCTCTACGGCCTGACCGCGCACGAAATCGAGATCCAGCGCGGTCGTTGGATCGATGCGGCCCCAGCCGACGACCGGGACCGGTTGCGGCTCGCGTTCGCACGTTTGCCGGATGCCGGTACCTTTTCGCTCGAGCACCGCGTCGCGCACGCGAGCGGCGGTATTCGGTGGGTTATCACGCGCGGCAAACTGGTACGCGACTCCGAGGGGCGCCCGCTCCGCGTGGACGGCTCCACCACCGACGTCACCCGCAAGGGCCGCACCCGCGACGCGGTCCTCACCGTTCTCGAGGGCGCCGGCCCTTCAACGGCACGCGACTTCCTCGTGCAACTCGCGCGGTATTTGTGCATCGCGTGCGCGGTCCGCGCCGCGATCGTTGTCGAGCCACACACGTCCGACAAAGCGCGGACCGCGGTCGCGTGGATCGGCGGGCGCGCGGTGGAGCCGTTCGCCTTCGACACGGGCACCGGCGTGGTACACGACCTCGTTGCGGGCGGGGCCGTCCTCGTGCCCTCGGGCGCACGCGACCGCTACCCCGCCGACCCGCTCCTGCTGAAGCTCCGGGCCGAAGCGTTCGCCGCCGAGCCGCTCGTGGATGCGGCCGGCCGGTTACTCGGCTTCGTCGCGATCGCCGATGACCGCCCCTTTGACACCGACCTCGACCCCCGCACGGTCCTCTGCGCGCTCGCGCCGCGGGCCGCGGTCGAACTGGCGCGGGCGACCGAAGCGGACACCGTGCGCGAACTCGAAGCGCGCCTCGCGGCGGCCGAAGAACGGGCATTTTCCGCGGAAAACGCCACGCGCGCGACCGCGAACCTCGCCGACGCGGGGCGCCTAGCGGCAGGAGTTGCGCACGACTTTCACAACATGCTCGGCGTCATCATCGGCAACGCGGACCTGATCCACTCGGCCCTGCCCGACGGCGACCCGCACCGCGAGTTCGCCGACACGATCGCCCGTACCGCACAGACCGTCGCGATCGTGAGCCGGCAGTTGGTCGCGATCGGCAAGCCGGGCGCCCCGAACTTCGCCCCGCTCGACGTAGCCGCAGCGCTCCGCGCGCTCGAACCGATGCTCCGGCGGCTCACCGAGCGAAAAATCGCGCTTCAGTTCGATATCGCCCCCGGGCTCCCGCTCGCACGCGCCGACGCGACCGACTTCGACCGCGTGCTCCTCAACCTCGTGCTGAACGCGCGCGACGCAAGCTCTTCTGGAAGCACCATTACGGTGCGAGCCGCGGCCGCGCTCGCCGAACCAGGACACCGCGGCTGGCCCGCCGACGCCCCGCCGACCGAGTTCGTCGCGGTCACGGTCGCGGACCAGGGGTGCGGGATGACGGCCGAGGTCCGCGAGAAAATGTTCGACCTGTTCTTCACCACAAAGGGCGAGCGCGGCACCGGGTTGGGTCTCGCGACCGTGAGTGCCGCGGTCCGCGCCGCGGGCGGCCACATTGAAGTGGAATCGGAACCCGGTTGGGGCACGACGATCCGCATCTACTGGCCGCTGGTCCTGGAACCGACCCGCTCCCGCTTCCCGCGCCGTGCCGAGTAG
- a CDS encoding alpha/beta hydrolase, with translation MRRLFPLATLTGLIVAVTVPRTPISAADDYTYGPDSAPQSNAPKGTVTQFRWKTSKVFEGTERDYWVYVPSQYDGRAPACVMVFQDGGSYVGEKGQFRAPVVFDNLIHKKEMPVTVGIFINPGKFPTPGKEEKDWRQNRSFEYDTVSNQYAQFLEKEILPEVGKNVKLRTDSDGRAICGISSGGICAFTAAWERPDLFSKVLSHVGSFTNIRGGDVYPGLIRKTERKPIRVFLQDGAGDLDNLHGHWPLANLSMAASLKYMDYDYKLVYGDGGHNGKHGGVTLPDALRWLWRDTKPAK, from the coding sequence ATGCGCCGCTTGTTTCCGCTCGCCACTCTCACCGGGCTGATCGTTGCCGTAACAGTGCCCCGAACCCCGATCTCGGCCGCCGACGACTACACCTATGGTCCCGACTCGGCGCCCCAGAGCAACGCGCCGAAGGGGACGGTGACACAGTTCCGCTGGAAAACGAGCAAGGTGTTCGAGGGCACCGAGCGCGACTACTGGGTGTACGTGCCGAGTCAGTACGACGGCCGGGCGCCGGCGTGCGTGATGGTGTTTCAGGACGGCGGGAGCTACGTGGGCGAGAAGGGCCAGTTCCGCGCGCCGGTCGTGTTCGACAACCTGATTCATAAGAAGGAGATGCCCGTGACGGTGGGCATCTTCATCAATCCGGGCAAGTTCCCCACTCCGGGCAAGGAGGAGAAGGACTGGCGCCAGAACCGGAGCTTCGAGTATGACACCGTTTCTAACCAGTATGCCCAGTTCCTGGAAAAGGAGATACTCCCGGAAGTTGGGAAAAACGTTAAATTAAGAACAGACTCTGACGGTCGGGCGATCTGCGGGATTAGTTCCGGTGGGATTTGCGCCTTTACCGCGGCATGGGAACGGCCGGATTTGTTCTCGAAGGTACTCTCTCACGTCGGCAGTTTCACCAACATTCGGGGCGGTGACGTGTACCCGGGGCTGATCCGCAAAACGGAGAGGAAACCGATCCGCGTGTTCCTACAAGACGGCGCGGGCGATCTCGATAACCTGCACGGGCACTGGCCGCTGGCGAACTTGTCGATGGCCGCGTCCTTGAAGTACATGGACTACGACTACAAACTCGTGTACGGCGACGGCGGACACAACGGGAAGCACGGCGGGGTCACGCTCCCGGACGCGCTGCGGTGGTTGTGGCGCGATACCAAACCGGCGAAGTGA
- the fusA gene encoding elongation factor G — protein sequence MLDKVRNIGIMAHVDAGKTTTTERILYYSGTKHKVGDVDDGDTTTDFDPLERQKGITINSAAVSIDWADRAGGPIAINIIDTPGHVDFTAEVERSLRVLDGTVGVFCAKGGVEVQSGTVWRQAAKYKVPRLAYVNKLDRMGADFWGCVEQMKTKLGAIPVVVTIPAGQDSALEGIIDLITMKLVTRDLNDKTNRKFFTTDVPEKYLAEAQLRREQMLDGVSAASDEITELVLDGKDVPDDLIRVALRKGTLENIFTPVHCGSSKHFHGVQQLLDLVVDCMPSPLDRPPVDGIHPKTKEAVIRKPDPSEPMSALAFKTVAEVNGDLVYIRVYSGEMRPGETYTNTTNGKKERIARFYRMMGDKRISLEKAGPGDIVAAMGLSETYTGNTLCDPDQPVALEAIQFPKPVVAQSLSFSKLLDSGKVGEALNRLVRDDPTLKTHTDDETKDTILSGMGELHLEISVEKLKRAVGVPQDDVKSITLGKPRVAYRQCLARTIDFEYKFQKQTGGRGKFAVISVKYSPLTPEQIQEKVAEIEELGDPKVKPDPNNVYFVNAITQGSISKEYIPSVEEGLREEAKKGYKYPFPFVDLEFTLHFGKMHDVDSSQDAFFLCAREAFREAQERGGIELREPIMKIVVVSPKEYQGQISGNISSKRGLIEETSEDKGIAQVVAKVPLSNLFGYTNDLRSATKGQASFSMEFSHYAQVPVELADIPKPDAKK from the coding sequence ATGCTCGACAAAGTACGCAACATCGGGATCATGGCTCACGTGGACGCTGGCAAAACCACCACGACGGAGCGGATCCTGTACTACAGCGGCACCAAACACAAGGTCGGCGACGTCGATGACGGGGACACCACCACCGACTTCGACCCGCTGGAACGGCAGAAGGGCATCACGATCAACTCGGCGGCCGTGTCCATCGACTGGGCCGACCGCGCGGGTGGCCCCATCGCCATCAACATCATCGACACCCCCGGCCACGTGGACTTCACGGCCGAGGTCGAGCGGTCCCTGCGCGTCCTCGACGGTACGGTCGGCGTGTTCTGCGCCAAGGGCGGCGTGGAGGTCCAGTCCGGCACCGTGTGGCGCCAGGCCGCTAAGTACAAGGTGCCCCGGCTCGCCTACGTGAACAAGCTGGACCGCATGGGCGCGGACTTTTGGGGGTGCGTCGAGCAGATGAAGACCAAACTGGGCGCGATCCCGGTCGTGGTCACCATCCCCGCCGGCCAGGACTCGGCGCTGGAGGGCATCATCGACCTGATCACGATGAAGCTCGTGACCCGCGACCTGAACGACAAGACGAACCGCAAGTTCTTCACCACCGACGTGCCGGAGAAGTACCTCGCGGAAGCGCAGCTGCGCCGCGAGCAGATGCTCGACGGGGTGTCGGCCGCGTCCGACGAGATCACGGAGCTGGTCCTCGACGGGAAGGACGTGCCGGACGACCTGATCCGCGTGGCGCTCCGCAAGGGGACGCTGGAGAACATCTTCACGCCCGTCCACTGCGGCAGCAGCAAGCACTTCCACGGCGTCCAGCAGCTACTGGACCTCGTGGTGGACTGCATGCCCAGCCCGCTGGACCGGCCCCCGGTGGACGGCATCCACCCGAAGACCAAGGAGGCGGTGATCCGGAAGCCGGACCCGTCCGAGCCGATGAGCGCGCTGGCGTTCAAGACCGTGGCCGAGGTGAACGGCGACCTCGTGTACATCCGCGTGTACTCCGGCGAGATGCGGCCGGGCGAGACGTACACGAACACGACCAACGGGAAGAAGGAGCGGATCGCGCGGTTCTACCGCATGATGGGCGACAAGCGGATCTCGCTGGAGAAGGCCGGCCCCGGGGACATCGTCGCGGCCATGGGCCTGTCGGAGACGTACACGGGTAACACCCTGTGCGACCCCGACCAGCCGGTCGCGCTCGAAGCGATCCAGTTCCCCAAGCCGGTCGTCGCCCAGTCGCTGTCGTTCAGCAAGTTGCTGGACAGCGGCAAGGTGGGGGAGGCGCTCAACCGCTTGGTGCGGGACGACCCGACTTTGAAGACGCACACGGACGATGAGACCAAGGACACCATCCTCTCCGGGATGGGCGAGTTGCACCTGGAAATCTCCGTCGAGAAACTGAAGCGCGCGGTGGGGGTGCCGCAGGACGACGTCAAGTCGATCACTCTGGGCAAGCCCCGGGTGGCGTACCGCCAGTGCCTGGCGCGCACGATCGACTTCGAGTACAAGTTCCAGAAGCAGACCGGCGGTCGCGGTAAGTTCGCCGTGATCTCGGTGAAGTACAGCCCGCTCACCCCGGAGCAGATCCAGGAGAAGGTCGCGGAGATCGAGGAACTGGGCGACCCGAAGGTGAAGCCGGACCCGAACAACGTGTACTTCGTGAACGCCATCACCCAGGGGTCGATCTCGAAAGAGTACATCCCGAGCGTGGAAGAGGGACTCAGGGAGGAAGCGAAGAAGGGGTACAAGTACCCGTTCCCGTTTGTGGACCTGGAGTTTACGCTCCACTTCGGGAAAATGCACGACGTCGACTCGTCGCAGGACGCCTTCTTCCTGTGTGCCCGAGAAGCGTTCCGCGAGGCTCAGGAGCGGGGCGGCATCGAGTTGCGCGAGCCGATCATGAAGATCGTGGTGGTCTCGCCCAAGGAGTACCAGGGCCAGATCTCGGGTAACATCAGCAGCAAGCGCGGGCTGATCGAGGAGACGAGCGAGGACAAGGGCATCGCCCAGGTGGTGGCGAAGGTGCCGCTGTCGAACCTGTTCGGGTACACCAACGACCTGCGCAGCGCGACAAAGGGTCAGGCCAGCTTCTCGATGGAGTTCAGCCACTACGCGCAGGTGCCGGTCGAGTTGGCCGACATCCCCAAGCCCGACGCGAAGAAGTAA
- a CDS encoding YaiI/YqxD family protein — MLTIYIDADACPVKDEVYKVARRYALKVFVVANSTMRVPADPLVELVVRAGFGAADDWIAGVIGSCDICITSDVPLAARCVTNGAVALDPKGRLFNADTIGEAVAARDLMEELRAMGQIGGGPSAMAPKDRSRFLSRLDEAIGAARRAAST, encoded by the coding sequence ATGCTGACGATCTACATCGACGCCGATGCGTGTCCGGTCAAGGACGAGGTGTACAAGGTCGCGCGCCGGTACGCGCTGAAGGTATTCGTCGTCGCCAACAGTACGATGCGCGTGCCCGCTGATCCGCTAGTCGAACTAGTCGTTCGGGCCGGGTTCGGCGCGGCCGACGATTGGATCGCGGGTGTAATCGGATCGTGTGATATTTGCATCACTTCCGACGTTCCGCTGGCCGCGCGTTGCGTGACCAACGGGGCCGTCGCGCTCGATCCGAAGGGCCGACTGTTCAACGCCGATACCATCGGCGAAGCGGTCGCGGCGCGAGACCTGATGGAAGAACTTCGCGCGATGGGACAGATAGGCGGCGGGCCGTCCGCGATGGCCCCAAAGGACCGGTCGCGGTTCCTGTCGCGACTGGATGAAGCGATCGGCGCCGCTCGGCGGGCCGCGTCGACGTAA
- a CDS encoding FHA domain-containing protein yields MVASCPRCRVAALNRARVCVRCGAPLFGALADLEAPLPAPMTEPVLVLDVLACEPLPPTPALSKPFDDSAALPNRPRTVPPEPARAHVAGATLPAHPGLPDHPMNELEEALVHVTIPATDRADHAPGGPVVPTVKPKLVVLRGMKIGAEYPLYEGKNIVGRFADKPVDIDLVSQESVEQIWCSRQHATLTFEKGSVFLEDLNSLNGTWLNGIRVHAGQPRPVKPGDVVQVGTVQLKLVVG; encoded by the coding sequence ATGGTGGCCAGTTGCCCCCGGTGCCGAGTCGCTGCCCTGAACCGCGCACGGGTGTGCGTCCGGTGCGGCGCGCCCTTGTTCGGTGCGCTGGCGGACCTGGAAGCCCCGCTCCCGGCCCCGATGACCGAACCGGTTTTGGTGCTCGACGTCCTCGCTTGCGAGCCGCTCCCGCCCACGCCGGCCCTGTCCAAACCGTTCGACGATTCGGCCGCGCTCCCGAACCGCCCCCGAACCGTGCCGCCCGAACCGGCTCGCGCGCACGTCGCCGGTGCAACGCTGCCGGCTCACCCCGGACTACCGGACCATCCGATGAACGAACTCGAAGAAGCCCTGGTTCACGTCACGATCCCCGCGACCGACCGCGCCGATCACGCGCCCGGTGGCCCCGTGGTCCCGACCGTGAAGCCGAAACTGGTCGTGCTGCGCGGGATGAAGATCGGCGCCGAGTACCCGCTCTACGAGGGCAAGAACATCGTCGGCCGGTTCGCCGACAAGCCCGTGGACATCGACCTCGTGAGCCAGGAGTCGGTCGAACAGATCTGGTGCTCGCGCCAGCACGCGACGCTGACGTTCGAGAAGGGGAGCGTGTTCCTCGAGGACTTGAACAGCCTCAACGGAACGTGGCTCAACGGGATTCGCGTTCACGCCGGCCAGCCGCGCCCGGTGAAGCCCGGCGACGTGGTGCAGGTCGGCACCGTTCAGTTGAAGCTCGTCGTGGGGTGA
- a CDS encoding tetratricopeptide repeat protein has product MSDQPPVSAVPAPTAEQKRIAQQSFTKAKELITDGGFDYAIQLLLTCCRLDPGNFFYRKQLRDTQKAKYGNNLRGSRFAFLTTPRWKAKLRVAKRNRDYVKALEYGEQVLCRNPWDQGAQMDMAEAFDALGLSDLAVFTLDQARQKYPKDATLNRALARQFEKRGDFQKAMVLWQLVRDTNPSDVEAQHKAKDLAASSVIQKGGYEEAAAGTKESPILGRIESRANEKQDKLAREAEPLMKRIEADPTEPSLYLQLAGVYRKNGQEDRARDVLQRGLGPTGNAFQIRLELMELDLAPVRKNLEIADARFRKLKEKARAATDDDTDVPATGEEMTEAELAALRAQLVKEVNTREIELFRVKADRSPNELSHRIELGTRLLKVDRVDEAIAELQLARRDERLKWRAALLLGMCFKKRNNWRLAQRNFEEGLAGVPETEEAVKKELLFQLASGAAENGDLPRAIDLGHELANLDFSFKNIGKLLDEWHDRLQSA; this is encoded by the coding sequence ATGTCCGACCAACCGCCCGTCAGCGCGGTTCCGGCACCCACCGCCGAGCAGAAGCGCATCGCGCAACAGAGCTTCACCAAAGCCAAAGAGCTCATTACCGACGGCGGGTTCGACTACGCCATTCAATTGCTGCTCACCTGTTGTCGGCTCGATCCGGGCAACTTCTTTTACCGCAAGCAGCTCCGCGATACGCAGAAGGCGAAGTACGGGAACAACTTGCGCGGGAGCCGGTTCGCGTTCCTCACGACGCCACGGTGGAAGGCCAAGTTGCGCGTCGCCAAGCGCAACCGCGACTACGTGAAGGCGCTCGAGTACGGCGAACAGGTGCTCTGCCGTAACCCCTGGGACCAGGGCGCGCAGATGGACATGGCCGAAGCGTTTGATGCGCTCGGGCTGTCGGACCTCGCGGTGTTCACGCTCGATCAGGCGCGGCAAAAGTACCCCAAGGACGCCACCCTCAACCGCGCGCTCGCGCGCCAGTTCGAGAAGCGCGGGGACTTCCAGAAGGCGATGGTGCTGTGGCAGCTCGTTCGCGACACCAACCCGTCCGACGTCGAAGCACAGCACAAGGCGAAAGACCTCGCCGCGAGCTCCGTCATTCAGAAGGGCGGCTACGAAGAGGCGGCGGCCGGCACGAAGGAATCGCCGATCCTCGGCCGGATCGAGTCGCGCGCGAACGAAAAGCAGGACAAGCTCGCGCGCGAAGCCGAGCCGCTGATGAAGCGCATCGAGGCCGACCCGACCGAACCGTCACTGTACCTTCAACTGGCCGGCGTGTACCGCAAGAACGGGCAGGAGGACCGCGCCCGCGACGTGCTCCAGCGCGGGCTGGGGCCGACCGGCAATGCGTTCCAGATCCGACTGGAGCTGATGGAACTCGACCTCGCACCGGTTCGCAAGAACCTCGAAATCGCGGACGCGCGGTTCCGCAAACTCAAAGAAAAAGCACGAGCCGCGACCGACGACGACACCGACGTTCCCGCGACCGGCGAGGAGATGACCGAGGCGGAACTGGCCGCTCTGCGGGCGCAGTTGGTGAAGGAAGTCAACACCCGCGAGATCGAGCTGTTCCGCGTGAAGGCGGACCGGTCCCCCAACGAACTGAGCCACCGCATCGAACTCGGTACGCGGTTGCTGAAGGTCGATCGCGTGGACGAGGCGATTGCTGAATTGCAACTCGCCCGGCGCGACGAGCGGCTGAAGTGGCGCGCGGCGCTGCTCCTCGGGATGTGCTTCAAGAAGCGGAACAACTGGCGGCTCGCGCAGCGCAACTTTGAAGAGGGCTTGGCCGGGGTGCCCGAAACCGAAGAAGCGGTGAAAAAGGAGCTGCTCTTCCAACTCGCGAGCGGCGCTGCCGAAAACGGCGACCTGCCCCGCGCGATCGACCTCGGCCACGAGTTGGCCAACCTCGACTTCTCGTTCAAGAACATCGGCAAACTGCTCGACGAGTGGCACGACCGGTTGCAGTCGGCCTGA